In Lentibacillus amyloliquefaciens, one DNA window encodes the following:
- a CDS encoding sce7726 family protein → MQKKNYSDYAKLISHQYSTSLSNETIKNNVLKTFDGKLPIDQFNNNLSPREFINQFVLHYYPNETTIKSTFINNVLFKTNNHVSIFELNVGNSRLDLCKINNFSNAFEIKTEFDTPKRLDQQMKDYFYVFEKVYLICSMHNFNTMISYIPSDCGIYTYYITKTGKYVFKKVRSAVKSNYISAYAQLSVLTKKDLNAFFECPNLETKEAMINLIIKNKTEKVINKTFKLCLRNKFYHKWNFLVENSPNILEIDYQWFFKNTLSPEIVYS, encoded by the coding sequence ACATCAATATTCTACATCTCTCAGTAATGAAACTATCAAAAATAATGTCTTAAAAACATTTGATGGTAAATTACCTATCGATCAATTCAATAATAACTTATCGCCTAGGGAGTTCATTAATCAGTTTGTGTTACATTATTATCCTAATGAAACTACAATAAAATCCACCTTTATTAACAATGTTCTCTTTAAAACAAATAACCATGTTTCTATTTTTGAATTAAACGTAGGAAATAGCAGGTTGGATTTGTGCAAAATAAATAACTTTAGCAACGCTTTCGAGATAAAAACCGAATTCGATACCCCAAAAAGGTTAGACCAACAAATGAAAGACTATTTCTATGTTTTCGAAAAAGTATATTTAATATGTTCGATGCATAATTTTAACACTATGATATCTTACATTCCAAGTGATTGCGGTATTTACACTTATTACATCACTAAAACAGGTAAATATGTTTTTAAAAAAGTTCGAAGTGCTGTTAAATCAAATTATATTTCAGCTTATGCTCAACTGTCAGTCTTAACAAAAAAAGATCTGAATGCCTTCTTTGAATGCCCAAATCTTGAAACCAAAGAGGCTATGATTAATTTAATCATTAAAAACAAAACTGAAAAAGTAATTAACAAAACCTTTAAACTGTGTTTAAGAAACAAGTTTTACCACAAGTGGAATTTTTTGGTTGAAAACAGCCCTAATATTCTAGAAATAGACTATCAATGGTTTTTTAAGAATACCTTATCGCCCGAAATAGTATACTCATAA